TCCCGGGAAGTCAGGCCGGTCTGGATGAAGTCGACCACCGGCACGCCCTGTTCGCGCGCGCGTGCGGCGGACGCCTTGACCATCTCCTGCCCCCAGTACACCGCCAGCGAGGTCGGCACCGACACCGTCGAAAAGCGCAAATCCCAGCCGCGCAGCGCCGCCGCCTGCGCGGCCAGGCGCGCCTTGAGCGGATCGCCGGCCGGCAGCGCGTCCCAATCCCTGAGCACGGCCGGCACCAGCGGCTCGAATGCGGTGAGATAGCTGTCGTAGGCGCGCGCGATCAGGTTGTCGAGGGTGACGCCGCGCGCATCGTGCAGCACGCGCTCGGCGTGGATGCCGCGCGCGTTCTGCGGCAGCGACCACATGTAGGCAGGATAGCGGGCGCAGTCCGGGCTGCTGGCGCCGAAGCCGGTGCACGGCCAGTTGTTGGTGTTCGAGATATAGCCGCTCTGCGGGTTGAACACCGTGATGGTTTCCTTCACCGCGTGCAGGCCTTTCCACTCGGTGGCGGGATTGCTGCCGTCGACCGGTTTGGTCCAGTCGAAGCGGACGTCGCGGCGCGGGACGAAGTTGCCGTGGAAGTAGGCGATGTTGCCGTCGCCATCGGCATACACGGTATTGTTCGACGAGTTGGTACGCAGCTGCATCACCTTCACGAATTCGGCGTAGTTGCGCGCCTTGGTGCGCGCGTACGACTGCATCAGCGCGTGCACCGGGTCGTCCATCATCTTCACCGCCACCCACTTGCCGCCCTCCGCGCGGACCACCGGACCGTGGTGCGAGAAGTACGCGGTGACGGTGCGGGTGGCCATGCCGTCCGCGGTCTTGTACGGCAGCGCGATCGGCACCGCCCTCAGCGCGCGCTCCTGCTTGCCGTACCGGTAATAGAACTTGCCGCCGCGTTCGCTCACGGTCTCCAGGTATTCGTCGATGACGTCGCCGCCGCCCGAGGTATGCATCCAGCCGAGGCGATCGTTGAAGCCCTGGTAGATGAAGAACTGGCCCCAGGTGACCGCGCCGTAGGCGTTCAGGCCCTGTTCGCTGGCCATGTGGATCTCAGGGCGGAAATAGAACGAGGTGTGCGGATTGATCATCAGCAGCGCGCGCCCGTCGGCGGACAACTTCGGCGCGATGGCGAAGCCGTTCGAGCCTTTCGGCTCGGCGTCGAAGCCCTTGTCGCCGTCCGCCAGCGCGGCCAGGCGCGGCGCGCGCGCATCGAACGGTGCTGCCGCTGCCGACGCGGACGCGGCCTGGCGCGGCTTGCCGTAGAAGTCTTCCAGCCGCTTCAGCTCGATCGATTCGATGTCGCCGCCGATGCTGCCTTCGCTGAAGCTGAGCGCCATCCACGGTTCGAAGCGCGCGATCAGCTTCGGCCTCACTTGCGGATGGGTGACCAGGTAATGGTTCAGGCCATCGGCGAAGGCATCCATCAGCTTCTTCAGCCACGCCGGGCTGGCGGCGTACTTCGCCTTCATGGCGGCCGGATCGATGTACAGCTTCATGCGCAGGTCGCGCCAGATTTCCTTTTCACCCTCGACCTCGGCCAGCCGCCCCATCGCGTTGATGTAATTCAGCTCGACCCGGTTGAAGTCGTCCTCGGCCTGGGCATACACCATGCCGAATACGGCGTCGGCGTCGGTCTTGCCGAACACGTGGGGGATGCCCCACTTGTCGCGCAGGATGGTCACGCGCTGCGCACCGGCGCGCATGCGCGCCAGTTCGGCCGGCGTGAACGGCTGTGCGGCGCGCGCCGTGGCGCTCTGCGCCGGCAGCGTTTCCGCACGCGCGGCGGCGGGCGCCGCGTGGACGCAGGGCAGCATGGCCAGCAGGGCGCCGCCGAGGGCGGCCGCGACGGCAAGACGGGGCATCGGGTTCAAGAGTTCTCCTGTCGTGATGGGTGGGTCCGGGTGCGGCCCCTCAGGCGGCGCCGAGGTTGGCCAGCTTCTGTTTCAGCACGTCGTTTTCGGTCATCATGGTGGCCAGGCGGTCCTTCAGTTCGGCGACCTGGGCGCGCAGCAGCCTGACCTGCTCCTCGGCGGTCTCCGGCGTGATGTCCTTCTTCGGACGCGCGCTGCCCTTCTGCTCGCGCACCTGGCGCGCCGCCTGCTGCAATTCCTTGCGACCGCCGGCGACGGCCGCCTGCTGCGCTTCCGCCGGCAGCGAGGCCACGTTGGCGGCGGCGCTCACCGAGATGGTCCCGCTGCGCACCGCATCCACCAGCTCGGGCGCGGCGGTCTTGCGGATGCGCTCGATCTGGCTGAGGGTATTCGCCGACACGCGCGCCGCCTTGGCGACGTCTTCGCGCGTGTTCCAGGGCGGATCGGCCGGGTCGGCGCCCTGCTCGTCGGGCGCGGCGGCGGCCTTATCGTCCGGTGCGGCGCCCTGCCCGGCGGCACGCTGGGCCGCGCGCGCCGCCACGATCTCCTTCTTGCGCAGCGCCAGCATGCCGCGCTGGAAGTCGGACACGCTGCGGCGCGCCAGGTTATTGTCGATCACCCACAGCATCACGTCTTCCAGCGCCGCGAAGTTGTTGTTGTGGACGGTGCGGAAAGGAATGCCGTGCTTCTTGCAGATGTCGTAGCGGTTGTGGCCGTCGATCAGCACGTCGCGCCACAGCACCAGCGCGTCGCGGCAGCCTTCGGCCTGCAGGCTGCGTTCCAGCGCCGCGTATTCCACGGGCGTGAGCGGATCGATGAATGAGCGGAGTTCTTCGTTGATGATGATGTTCAATGTCGTTCCTGGCAAATGGTCACCTTGCATGCTACACCATGCGCCGGGGCGACCAAAAGGGCCTTGCCCGCTTGTGTGTTGCCGATCCGTCATTGCCGGAATGGCCAGGACCGGCCCCGTTCCGCCCCGGCTGTGCTAGAATCTCGCCCGCTGCCCGGATGGTGAAACTGGTAGACACCCGGGACTTAAAATCCCGTGCCAGCAATGGCGTGCCGGTTCGATCCCGGCTCCGGGCACCACTGTTCCTGCGGGTTTCCCGATCCGCACCGTGCCGGACGCATGCGCCGGATTCGCGTAAGATGGGCCCTTCCCCTTTCGCGCGGAGACCGACCGATGCCGACCCCTGAAGAGCACCGCACCGTCGACCTGGACGCCGTCGCCATGGCGCATCGCGCATGGCGTGCAGCCACGGTGGCGCACCAAATGTACCTGCGCGACATCGAACAAGGCTTCAAGACGCCCGGCCCCGAGTTCGACGCGCTCTGCCGCGACCTCAGGGCCACGCATCACTTCTACCGCGAATCGTGCCGCTCCTTCGTCCAGCCCGAATGATCCGGCCCGGATGACCCGGCACGATGCGCGGGATGCATCCTTTGCGCGAAAGCGCTAGAGTGCCGGTCACACCTTCCTTGGGAGACATGGCATGAGCACCTCGACCACCATCGCCGTCAACGGCCGCGTGTACGACATGGGCAGCGAAGAACGCGCCCGCGAAGCCGCCGAGTGGCTGTACGACCACCCCGGCGAAGCGCCCCAGTTCGAAGACCATTTCAGCGACGCCAAGGCGATGACCACCCCATTAGGCGGCGGCCTGCGCGCCGATTGAGGCCGCAGCGGTCTTCCCACGCAATCCGGTGCCAGTGCGCCGCCGGACGCGGTTGCGCGCGCCCGGGTCGAGACGTCCTACTATTCCAGTGTGCAACGCGTCTCAAAAACATGTCATTGAGAAACTAAATTTGATGATTTAGCCATTTAGTGACATTTCGTGAGATTTATTGATGAGTTATTGCGTATATTACGCCGCACACGCAAAACATCTCCACCATTTGCTAGTTGCACGAAAGATACGGAACAACCACCAATGAATACTGATGAACTATTGCTCGCATCGCATGTCCGCACCCTGGCCGTCGAACTGCGCAGCTCTGCCAGGGCGACGTTTTACGCAGACATTTTTGACGTATTTGACGATGTGGAGCGCAAGAGCCGCCTGAGCGCCTGGGACCGGGACCATCCGATCGAAGGCTTCATCGATATCGCCCTGACCGAAATCCAGCAGGTGGCCAGCTACATCGATACCGTCTCCCGCGCTTATCCGATGGCGACCGCCTAAGAACCTATCCCAGTAGGGAACCGGTCGTTGCTGACGCGCCTGGCAAGCGGGGGCAGCGTTACTCGTCCTTGCATGGCTCGCCATGCGGCGTCCTCGCGCCTTGCCCGCGCTCGCCATGCATCGCCTACGCGCATGTCGTCATCAACTTCCCTCTCCCTACTGGGATAGGTTCTAAGGAGACGAGGCGGTCTGCATCGGCCAGGCCGCCGGCGGCCGGCTCAACCCGTATTCAACGACCAGGAGTCCGCCTGCGCCGCCTGCGCTTCGCACACCCGGTTGCGGCCGCCGCGCTTGGCGGCATACAAGGCCGCATCCGTCCGCTCCAGCAGGGCGGCCAGCGTTTCCTGCGGCGCCAGGCAGGCCACGCCCACGCTCACCGTGTAGCGCAGCGGGTCCTGCCCCTCGTCCGCCAGCACCGCCTGCTCCAGCACCGCGCGCAAGTGCTCCGCCATCGCGCCGGCGCCGCTCGCTCCGGTGTCCGGCAGCAGCACCGCGAATTCCTCGCCGCCCAGGCGTGCGCACACGGCCCGGCCGCGCAGCACCGCTTCGGTACGCATGACGATGTCCGCCAGCACGCGGTCGCCGGCGGCATGGCCGCGCGTATCGTTGATCGACTTGAAATGGTCGACGTCGAACACCAGCACCGACAAGGCGCCGCCGCGGCGCTCGACGCGTTCGCGCTCGCGCTCGGCGATGCCGAAGAAGGCGCGGCGCGACCAGGCGCCGGTCAGGTGGTCGTGCTCGGCCGCGTAGGTGGTGCGCCGGATGATGTCGGCGTTCGCCATCATCACCGCGCCCAGCGTCAGCGCCGGCATCGCCAGGGTGCCGAGGGTGATGCAGGCCATGTTCAGCAGCGACGCGTCGAAGATGCCGGCGTCGGGATCGTAGCGGACCAGGTAGGCGGCGGCGCGGGCGGCATGGATGCACACCATCGTCACCGCCACCCAGAACGCGAAGCGGCGCGGATAGACGGTCTCGTCGCGCCGCTCCATGCGGTGCAGCGTGTGCGCCAGGGCCAGGAACACGATGCCGTGCGCGCTCGATGCCAGCGCGATGCGCACCGGCAGGACGTCGACGACACGGTAGAGCAGCGACAGCAGGCCGATCGTCGCGGCGAGGCCACAGGCGAGCGCGCGCGCCGGCACCGGCAGCCCGAGGTGGCGCCGGAAGCCGGCGTAGACCATCATGGACGCACCGAGCAGCAGCGCGTTGGCCAGTTCGAGCGACAGCACGTCCGGGATCACGCCGCGGCCGATGAACAATGGCAGCGCCACCACCGCCATGCCGTTGGCCAGCGACCATTCGCGCACGCCGGCGGCGCCGGCATGCGACAGCGAGCGCAGCACCATCAACATGATGGCGGCCAGCGCGCCGTTGAGAACGAAGAGGCTGAGAACGCTCAAATCCGGACCAGAATAGGGAAAACGTCACGCCGGCGGCATGCGACCGGCCGGCGAAAGAATCGATGCAAGCGTCGTAATGTTCTTGCGATATGGAAATACCCTCGCAGTATAGCAATAAATGCGACAAGCCTACCGGTGCCGGCCCCTCGCCTCCCCCGGCGCGACCGCAGTGCGACGGCGCTGCGCCGTCCTCGCCCGGCCGCGCCGGATGGCGCGCGCGGCCCGGCCGCCACCCGGTCCGCCGGCGGTCCTCAGCGCGCTTGCGGATCTCCCTGCGCCGCCGGGGCCGCTTCCGGCGCCGCTTCGGGCGGATTCGGCGCGCTCTCCGATGACGTTGCGGGCGCCGGCGCCGGCGCCGGCCGCCTCACCTTGCGGACAGTGCCCGAATAGGTCAGCTGGAACGCCTTCGACGTCGCCGGCGCAAAGGGGCCGGCGCTGCGCACCGCCTTTTCGGCGGCGGCGGCGAAGGCGGGATCGCCGATGGCTTCCTCGCGCTTCACGTCGGCGACCTTGCCCTCGCCATCCAGGCGCACCTGGAAGCGCACCTTGACCGGCCCGGTCCTGGCGTCCGGCCCCGGCTTGTAGTCGATGCGCCTGCCGATATCGTCCAGCTGCGCCTGCGTCAGCGGCCGGGCCTGGGCCGCTGGCCGGCGTTCGGCCACCGGCCCGGCGCCGGCGGACGCCGGTCCCGCCGCGCCGGGCACCTGCCCGCGCCGCAGGCGTTCGATCGCCTGGCCGCCATCCGCGGAACCCAGGCGCGACGCGTCCTGCGCTTCCTCGCGCCGCAGGCGTTCGACGACCCGGCCCGCCTCGCTCGGCGCAGGCCGGTAGGCGGCCGAACCGCCATCGCCGCTGCCGCCGAACAAGCGCAGGGAACCGACCAGCCCCATCACGCACGCCCAGGCGACCCATGCATTGCCCCAGCGGGTGCGCGGCGCCGGGGCGGGCGCGCTGGCCGGCATGTCGTCCAGGCTGAACGGCCTGCCGTGGCGCTGCCGATAGCGCTCGCGCCAAGCGGCGATGCCGGCCGCCGGCGCGATCAGGGGCAGCCAGTGCGGAAAGCGCTGCATCATCTGCTCGAGCCCGCCCATGCCCTCGGCGAGGCGCTGGTCCGACGGCGGGTCCGGCTGGCGCAGCAAGGCCAGCACGTTGCGCTGCCCGGTACGCTGCTGGACGTCCTGGGCGAAGAAACTCGCGCGTTCCTCGAGCGCCAGGTCGAGCACCTGCCCGGCCTGGCCGAGGCGGCCGAGGGCGCGCCGGTCGCTGTCCCAGCCGAATACCTGGGCGCAGGCGGGAAACAGGAATTCGTGGCCGCTGCGCCAGCCGTCGGCCAGCAGGTGCGCCAGGTGGACTTCGAAGCTCAGGCGCGTCTCGAAGTTCAGCAGGCGCTCGTCGGCCAGCGCCGCGCGCAGGGCATCGGTCCACGGCTGTTCGCGCGGCTCCAGGCGCCGCTGCTCCAGGCCCGGCAGGCCGGCGCAAAAGGCATGGAACAGCGCGCGCCCGACGTCCCACGGCGCCTGCCGGTCGGGAACCGGCGGCGCGGATGCGGCCGCGACGCCGGCCTGCGCCGCGGGGGCCATGGCGGCGTCCGCCACGGCATCGGGTTCGCCGGCCGGTACGGGCGCCGTCATGACCTGCGCCGGGGGCGGCGCGTCCTGCGCGGCCGGCGCAGCCGCTTCCGGCGCCGCAGCCGCTTCCGGCGCCGCCCCGCTGCCGGCGGCGTCGCCCGCGGACTCGGCCTCGGCCTGCGCCCGCCGCCGGGCATCCCATGCGGCCCAGGACAAGGCGGTCTCGTAGCATTCGCGCAGGTCCTGGAAGGCGTCCGGATCGCGCTGCTGGTCCACCAGCTTGAGTTCGCGCGCGTAGGCGCGCCGGATCGCGCGCGCGTCGGCCATTTCGTCCAGGCCCAGGCGTTCGAGGAAAGGATGGCCGGTTTCCATCGGCATCAATCGTCCGGCAGCAGGTGGCTGTGGCGCTCGACGTGCTCGATCAGCGCGCGGAACTCGGCGGCGGCCGGCGTCACGATGCGCGCATCCTGGGATTCGAGTGCCTGCTCGAAGCGCACGATGGCGTGCGCCATCTGCTCGCGCGACTGGCCGCGCAACTGCTGGTACAGGCGCTCGCCGCGCGCCAGCAGGGTGCGGTTGTCGAGGCGCTCGCGCGGGTGGATCTTGAGGTCGGCCAGGGCGGCGAAGCGCTCGGCGATCTCCTGCTCGGTCAGCAGGCCGGGGTTGCCCTCGACCAGCAGCGTGCTGGTTTCACCCGTGCGCACCAGCGTCGCCTCGACCTGCAGCAAGCCGTTGACGTCATAGGTGAAGCGCACGTCGACGCTGTTGTCCACGCCGGCGCCGGGCGGCAGCGCCACGTGCAGCCTGCCCAGCTCGATGTTGTCCTTCACCATGCGCGCCTCGCCCTGGTAGACGTGGATGTCGACCTCGCGCTGCGCTTCGCTGGTCGGCGAATAGCGCTTGACGCGGCTTACCGGGATCACGGTGTTGCGCTCGATGATCGGGTCGAAGTGGCCGCTCGAGATGGTGTTGCGGTCCAGCTGGCGGGCGATGCCGACGCCCAGCGAATACGGCGCCACGTCGGTCATCACCACCTCGTCGAGGGCGGCGTCGCGGCTCTTCAGTCCGGCCTGCACCGCCGCGCCCAGCGCCACCACTTCGTCCGGGTTCAGTTCGCACGCCGGGAAGCGGCCGAACATGCGCGTCACCATCCGGCGCACCACCGGCATGCGGGTGGCGCCGCCGGCCAGCACGATGTTGTCGAGGTCCGCCAGCGGCATGCCGGCGTCGCGCAGCGCGCGCTCGACCGGGTCGCGCAGGCGCGCCAGCAGCGCACTGCAATGCTTCTCGAGCGCGGCCTCGTCCAGTTCCATGCGGTATTCGGTGGCGCCGTCGACGATGCGCACCGTCGCGTTCGGCGCGTCGCTGAGCGTGCGCTTGGCCCGCTCGACCTGGGCGCCCAGGCGTCCCATGAAGCGCGCATCGTTGCGGTAGTGCGGCGGCACCTTGGCTTCCTCGAAGAAGCGCTCGACCAGGCAGGCGACGAAGTCCTCGCCGCCCAGGTTGTTGTCGCCGCTGGAGGCGCGCACTTCCATCACGTTCTCGAACAGGTCGAGCACGGACACGTCGAAGGTGCCGCCGCCCAGGTCGAACACCAGGAAGCGGGTCTCGCTGCCGCGCAGGTGCATGCCGTAGGCCAGCGCCGCCGCGGTCGGCTCGTTGAGCAGGCGCTCCACCTTCAGCCCGGCCAGCTGGCCGGCGGCGCGCGTGGCCTTTCTCTGGGCGTCGGAAAAATAGGCCGGCACCGTGATCACCGCTTCCAGCACCGGCACCCCGAGCGCGGCCTCGGCGTCTTCCTTCAGCGCGCGCAGGATCAGCGCCGACAATTCCTCGGGCCGGAACGCGCGCTTGCCCAGGCGGGTCGTCCTGTCGCTGCCCATGTGGCGCTTGAAGGCGGCCACGCTGCGGTCCGGATGGGTCTGCAGGCGCTCGCGCGCGGCGCGCCCGACCAGGATGGTGCCGTCCTCGTCCACGCTGACGCAGGACGGCGTCAGGACGTCGCCGAGACTGTTCGGGATCAGGCGCGCCGCGCCGTTTTCCCATACCGAAACCAGGCTGTTGGTCGTGCCGAGGTCGATCCCTACGATCATTGGCGCATCCTTTATTGTTTGGATTACATTGGCAAAAACGTCATGATGGCTGAATGCTATCACTTACTGCCGTGCTTGCCCAAAAGCGTCCATCCAGGCGCGCACGCGATGGAATGTGGCCTTTTCGCCAATGCGGTACCATCGGGCCATGTGTGGACGATTCGACCAAAGCCAGACCGCGCGTTTTTACGCCAACATCTTCGGGTGGACCGACGCCGTTTTCGACAGCGAATCGGCGCCGACCACCAATGCCGCGCCCGGCACCTACCGGCCGGTGCTGCACGTGCAGGACGGACAACGGCGCGTGGACGACGTGTTCTGGAGCTACCGCGCCAAGTGGGCCGACGGTAAGGTGCCGATCTGCATCAACGCGCGCCTGGAAAAGCTGCCCAACCGCTACTGGGCGCGCCTGCTGAAGAACGGGCGCGGCATCGTGCCGGCCGAGGGCTGGTACGAATGGACCGGGGAAAAGGGGCACAAGCAACCCTGGCACATCCACCGCAAGGACCGCGCGCCGCTGTTCCTGGTGGCGCTGGCCAACTTCGGCGCCTTCGAGGAAAACCGCGCCGAGGCCGGTTTCGTGCTGGTGACCGACGACGCGTCCGGCGGCATGCTCGACATCCACGACCGCCGTCCGGTGGTGCTGGATGCCGAGGATGCGAAGCTGTGGCTCGACCCGGGATTGGCGCCGCAGCAGGCGGTCGAACTGCTGCGCCATGCGGCGCTGCCGAGCGAGGCGTTCGAGTGGCACAAGGTCGGCACGGCGGTCAACCGCGCCGGCGCGGACGGGCCGCAGATCGCGTTGCCGCTGGAAGAACAGGAATAAGCTGCGCCTGCAGGCCGGTTGGCGCATTGCCCGGCGCCATGATCCCTGTGACTCGTGACTGCACCTCCTTTCCTTCCAGATCAAACCCTGTCGGCATAAGCCATTTCGCATCATCTGCTCGGCAACCCGTTATGAGCTATGTCTAGTTCTGCATCGCAACCAAGCGCAACGATCACGGTCTATAGCTTGGTACTGCATGATCGAAGCGTTGCGGACAAGAGGATTGCGCGATGGGTGACTATCTGAGAATTCAAGAAATGCTGAAGGAAGGCGAGTCCTATGCCGGGCTCATCCTGGGCAAGAACGGCGAGCCCGACTACCACCTGGTGCTGCTGGCCGACACGGTGTCGGACATCAGCTGGCCGGCCGCGCGCGAGTGGGCGCTCGAACAGGACGGCGAGCTGCCGACCCGGCGCGAGCTGGCGCTGCTGTTCGCCAACCAGCGCGAGGGATTCGACCGCGTCTGGTACTGGTCGAGCGAGCAGCACGACACGCGGCCGCAGCTGGTCTGGGGGCAGAATTTCGCCAGCGGTATCCAGACCGTGTACGGCCGCCCCTTCCGCGGCCATGCACGGGCGGTGCGGCGCGTGGACGGCGGCTGAGCCCGTTGCGGGCGCTGCCGCTTACTTGACCGCGCCGGTCGCCCTGGCCTTGGCTTCGACCGCCTCGACGGCAACGTTGGCGCGGCCGATCGGCTGGTCCATGTTGGCCAGGAACCAGGCGGTCGTCGCCATCACCGCGGCATGGCGGCGCAGGTTTTCCGGGATCACCTTGTCGAAGGTGTCCGCCGGGGTGTGGTGGTAATTGAAATAATCCGACGAGTCGATCCATGGCTCGAACGACGGCACGCCCGAGATCTCGAGGTCGCGCAAGTCGCCGGAACCGACCACGTCCTCGCGCCGGAAGGCGCCGGCGCCCATCGGGTACAGGGCCGCCTGCAGCGGCGCGAACAGCTTGGCCGCCGCCTGGCCGATACCGGCGCGCAAGCCGAACGGACGGCCCGAGCCGTTATCGTCCTCGTAGGCGGCGAAGTGCTTCTCGGCGTTGGCTCGATAGGCGTCGTTGTAGCCCTTGCCGCCGCGCCCGCCGTTTTCCTCGTTCATCCACGCCACCACGCGGATGGTGCGGCGCGGACGGTAGTCGAGCTTGCGCAACGTGTCGATCACGCCCATGGCGCTGACCACGCCCGAGGCGTCGTCGTTGGCGCCGGTGGCCAGGTCCCACGAGTCCAGGTGGCCGGAGACCAGCACGATCTCGTCGGCCTTGTCGGTGCCCGGCCAGTCGGCGATCACGTTGTAGCTGTCGGCGTCCGCCAGGGTCTGCG
The genomic region above belongs to Massilia forsythiae and contains:
- a CDS encoding GGDEF domain-containing protein, whose amino-acid sequence is MSVLSLFVLNGALAAIMLMVLRSLSHAGAAGVREWSLANGMAVVALPLFIGRGVIPDVLSLELANALLLGASMMVYAGFRRHLGLPVPARALACGLAATIGLLSLLYRVVDVLPVRIALASSAHGIVFLALAHTLHRMERRDETVYPRRFAFWVAVTMVCIHAARAAAYLVRYDPDAGIFDASLLNMACITLGTLAMPALTLGAVMMANADIIRRTTYAAEHDHLTGAWSRRAFFGIAERERERVERRGGALSVLVFDVDHFKSINDTRGHAAGDRVLADIVMRTEAVLRGRAVCARLGGEEFAVLLPDTGASGAGAMAEHLRAVLEQAVLADEGQDPLRYTVSVGVACLAPQETLAALLERTDAALYAAKRGGRNRVCEAQAAQADSWSLNTG
- a CDS encoding SOS response-associated peptidase; amino-acid sequence: MCGRFDQSQTARFYANIFGWTDAVFDSESAPTTNAAPGTYRPVLHVQDGQRRVDDVFWSYRAKWADGKVPICINARLEKLPNRYWARLLKNGRGIVPAEGWYEWTGEKGHKQPWHIHRKDRAPLFLVALANFGAFEENRAEAGFVLVTDDASGGMLDIHDRRPVVLDAEDAKLWLDPGLAPQQAVELLRHAALPSEAFEWHKVGTAVNRAGADGPQIALPLEEQE
- a CDS encoding penicillin acylase family protein translates to MPRLAVAAALGGALLAMLPCVHAAPAAARAETLPAQSATARAAQPFTPAELARMRAGAQRVTILRDKWGIPHVFGKTDADAVFGMVYAQAEDDFNRVELNYINAMGRLAEVEGEKEIWRDLRMKLYIDPAAMKAKYAASPAWLKKLMDAFADGLNHYLVTHPQVRPKLIARFEPWMALSFSEGSIGGDIESIELKRLEDFYGKPRQAASASAAAAPFDARAPRLAALADGDKGFDAEPKGSNGFAIAPKLSADGRALLMINPHTSFYFRPEIHMASEQGLNAYGAVTWGQFFIYQGFNDRLGWMHTSGGGDVIDEYLETVSERGGKFYYRYGKQERALRAVPIALPYKTADGMATRTVTAYFSHHGPVVRAEGGKWVAVKMMDDPVHALMQSYARTKARNYAEFVKVMQLRTNSSNNTVYADGDGNIAYFHGNFVPRRDVRFDWTKPVDGSNPATEWKGLHAVKETITVFNPQSGYISNTNNWPCTGFGASSPDCARYPAYMWSLPQNARGIHAERVLHDARGVTLDNLIARAYDSYLTAFEPLVPAVLRDWDALPAGDPLKARLAAQAAALRGWDLRFSTVSVPTSLAVYWGQEMVKASAARAREQGVPVVDFIQTGLTSRERLDALARASAKLEADFGSWQTPWGEINRFQRISGDVDQHYDDGKPSYPVAFTSANWGSLASFGMVAKQTTKRIYGDRGNSFVAAVEFGPRVRAKSILAGGESGDPASPHFADQAELYSRGEFKDVLFYKEDIEKALERRYHPGE
- a CDS encoding Hsp70 family protein, which encodes MIVGIDLGTTNSLVSVWENGAARLIPNSLGDVLTPSCVSVDEDGTILVGRAARERLQTHPDRSVAAFKRHMGSDRTTRLGKRAFRPEELSALILRALKEDAEAALGVPVLEAVITVPAYFSDAQRKATRAAGQLAGLKVERLLNEPTAAALAYGMHLRGSETRFLVFDLGGGTFDVSVLDLFENVMEVRASSGDNNLGGEDFVACLVERFFEEAKVPPHYRNDARFMGRLGAQVERAKRTLSDAPNATVRIVDGATEYRMELDEAALEKHCSALLARLRDPVERALRDAGMPLADLDNIVLAGGATRMPVVRRMVTRMFGRFPACELNPDEVVALGAAVQAGLKSRDAALDEVVMTDVAPYSLGVGIARQLDRNTISSGHFDPIIERNTVIPVSRVKRYSPTSEAQREVDIHVYQGEARMVKDNIELGRLHVALPPGAGVDNSVDVRFTYDVNGLLQVEATLVRTGETSTLLVEGNPGLLTEQEIAERFAALADLKIHPRERLDNRTLLARGERLYQQLRGQSREQMAHAIVRFEQALESQDARIVTPAAAEFRALIEHVERHSHLLPDD
- a CDS encoding DUF1566 domain-containing protein, which gives rise to MGDYLRIQEMLKEGESYAGLILGKNGEPDYHLVLLADTVSDISWPAAREWALEQDGELPTRRELALLFANQREGFDRVWYWSSEQHDTRPQLVWGQNFASGIQTVYGRPFRGHARAVRRVDGG